In the Campylobacter suis genome, TCATTTACAAGAGTTGCCATAACACCAAATTCATCTTTGCTACTTACTGGTATAGAAACTGGCTCTTTTATCTCATAATTTAGAAATTTAAAGAACGAGTTTAGACCGTCAGATATACTGCCAAGTGGGCGTAGGAAACGAGTTATTGCAAATACCAGTATAACAACAATTAATATTACAAAAATTATAGAGAATACAACTTGTGTCATAAGTGCTTCATTTAAAGCTGCGTCATAATCTGACATATTGCTAGACGAACATACAAGCCAGCCGGAACTTTCTGAAACCTGGCAAGCCCCTATTTTATCAACCCCACCAAAACTATATTCAAAAGCATTTTTTCCATGCTCTTTGTAGCCATTTATCCATATAGACACACCTTTTTTAGCCACTTCAGAGTCTGACATAACAAGGTCGGGATTTGAGTGGTGAACAAATTTTTGCGACACAGGGTCAACAATCGCAATAACACCTGTTTCACTATCTTTCATATTTGCAACAGCGTCTTTTAGATTTGTAAGAACGATGTCAGAACCCATAACAGCAATATTTTTACCATCTACTTTAATAACTTTTACAACACTTGTTACCAAAGCCTGAGAAGCACTTGAAACATAAGGTGTTGTAACTTCTACTTTACCTGTTTCAATAGCTTTTTTTAACCATCCACGACTTCTAGCATCATAATTATCTTTTTCTAATGTTAGTTCGTAATATTTTGGTAAATCATCCTTTGGGAATGTTACGGATCGTAACGCTCCATCATCTAAAAAACCAATAAAAAGCTCATCACTTACAGCTGTGGCACCCATGCGTGGCATCTCAGTTTTTAAATTTGCCTTACCATAAGGCGTAGTAAGAAAATCTGGATATGCTTCAAAGTATCTAACAGACTCATTTACAGCCCTAATACCAGGATCCAAAAAGCGATCAAGATAGATTTGAGCCGTTTGAGCTAATGTAGCTTTCGATTGCTTTGAAAGATTCATCATAGAATCTTTAGTCTTTTGGTAACTTATATACGAAAAGATAGTAAACGCTATTGCCAAAACAGCAATTACGATTATGGCGATTTTATTCGCAACTTTATTTAACATGCACTGCTCCTTGTGTTGTTTTTGAAATTTTTATGATTTTATAATTTTTATGATTTTATAATTTTTATGGCAAATAATTATTTAACAAAAAAGCCTTGAGCAATGATTTTATCATCAAATGGTTTAACGACTAAATTTTTATCTCCTATGTTTACGCTAAATTCTCTATCTTTTGCAGCTCTTGTATAAGCAAGGGCAAGACGAGCAGCAAAATTTGCATCTTCATTATCTGCGCCAACGCTTAAAAAGCTCTTTGCTCCTACTATCTCATCTTTAGGATCAAAATTTATAGCGTGAAATTTATCGTTTGGATTTGCCAAAAGTGCATTGTTGTCACTCTCATCTCGCCCAATAATAAGTTTTGCACCATTTTTTAACCGCAGGTGTCTACCAAGCTTTAGCCAAGCAACATCTATATCGCGCATATTATCATCGAATTTTAAATACTCTTTTATCTTTACCGCAAAACTCTCAATAGTAAGCAAACATCCGCCACCAGGTGTTGCAAAGTCACTCTCTCCCCAGCCAAATTTCGCTGCCAAAGCAAGTTGTGGCTTTCTGTCCCTTCCACTTATATCAAGCAACTTTTGGCGATCTACCCAGCCTTCACGCTCTGGTTTTGTTGGCTCAAAAAGCTTAGCGCACATAGGTCTTAGTATAAGCTCATCTTCATCATCAGCTAAATTTCTAACCTGCTTCATAGCCTCCCTACGCTGACTCATAGGTCGCTGACCCAAAACCTCGCCCGTCACTATAAAGCTAGCACCTTCACTCTCAAGCATATTTAAAGCCACTTTAAACATATACCCATGACAATCAACACATGGGTTAAACTGCTTTCCGTAGCCGTATTTTGGGTTAAAAAGTACATCTTGAAGATATGCACTACGAATATCTACAACCTTAAAATCAGCTCCTGCTAAATTTGCCCTTTTTTCAAGCGTGGCAAATTTTTCTGCCTCTGCTCCAAAACCAGTATCAATGTGAAGTGCGGTAACTTTAATACCTTGATCTGTTAGAAGTTTAATAGCGATCATACTATCAAGACCGCCGCTAAATAACGCTAATGCTTTCATATTTGCCTTTGTAAATTTAAGATTATCTTTCCCAAGATAGCGAGCTTTTCAAATTTATCTTCATCGTTTGAGTTTTTAATATCGGCTTGCTTTCTTTGGAAATGTTTTAGTTTTAAGTTTGCTATGGCTTTATCAAATTTCTCCTTGCTGTCGATAGCCAAAGCACTATCATCAAACTCAAGCTCACAGATGTATTTGTCGCTATCATCGCTATTTGGTGAGATAATGGCTTTAAATGTCTGAGCATGATGAAAGAAAAATTCGTGATTTATGCCCATATCAAGTAAATTTTGTTTTAAATTTTTATCAGCCAAGATAGCCTTTAAGATAGCAAATTCTAAAATATCCTTTTTTTGCTCGCTAGCTGTTTTTGGCTGTGGTTTTGTGTAGGCTTGGGGTCTAAAATTTACATTACTTCTTATGCCACCAAGATTTAAAGAGCCAACATCTATACCTAAAAGGCTAGCTACAAGTGGAGCATAGCTTTGTGCGATGATAGCTTTTAGCGACTTTGTGTAGGCTAAAATTTCATCCAAGCAACGCTGTTTTTGTACTGGCTTATTAAGGTCATAACCCTTTATGATATGCCTTATATAAAACTCGCCAAGCTCCACTCCAGAGTCAAAAAGACGCTGTAAATACTCTATCTTTCCACTTACAACCATATCGGCTGGGTCTGCACCACCTTCGATAATAACAACTGAGCCGTCTATTTGATTTAAGCTTAAAAGATGAGCTGAGCGAACGGCTGCATGTATGCCCGCGTCATCACCATCAAAACAAAGAACTACGCTTAAATCTTCATCACGCTTTAAAAGTGGCAAATGTTTTTCTGTAAGTGCCGTTCCTAGCACCGCAACGGCGTTATCAAAACCTGCGTAATGCAACATGATAACATCAAGATACCCTTCGCAAATGATAATCTGATGTTTTTTAGCAATATTTGTCCTTGCTAAATTTAGCCCATAAAATAGCCGCGATTTGTCAAAAATTTCAGACTGCGGACTGTTTATATATTTGGCTGGATGATTTGATATGGTGCGTCCCCCAAAGCCAACTAGCTTTGAGTTATGACTATAAATGGGAAATGTAATACGATGGCTAAAACTAGCATAAATTCCCTGCTCATTTTGTTTTACGATACCAACATTAAGAGCCTCTTTTGGCTCTATCTGCTCGTTTTGCAAAAAGCGTATCGTCTTTTGGCTATCACTTGCCCATCCAAGCTCAAATTTAGCTATCATCGCATCATTTATACCTCGCGAATAAAGATAGCGTAAAGCCTCTTCATTTTTATAAAGATCGGCACGATACATCGCATTTGCACCCTCTAAAATACGCTTATCGTCCTTTATCTTTGGCGTATCTTTTGTATAAGAAAGGGTGAAATTTGACATACTAGCAAGCTTTTCAATCGCTTCTGGATAGCTTAGTTTTTCGTACTCCATTACAAATTTTATCGCATTTCCGCCAGCCTTACACGAAAAGCAGTGGTAAATTTGTTTTGATGGACTTATGCTCATACTTGGATTTTTATCATCGTGAAATGGGCAGACGCACTTAAAATTTGCCCCCACTTTTTTTACAGGTATGTAGTGGCTTACAACATCGACAATATCGGTTACATCTAGTAATTTTTCTATACTATTTTGCTCTATCATAAGCGAGATTATACAATCATTTGGCTATAATGGGCTTAAAAAATTTATAAAGTATGAGCATGGATATATTTTTTATTGAGCATCGTGACCCTATTTTTGGACTTGTTGTGCTTTTTGCAATCATTTTAATGGTGGCTATCTTAAACTATGCTTGGGGTGTGTTTAGAGGCAAAGACGAAAAGCGAAGACTGGAGAAATTTATACAGAAATTTGAAGCCTCAAACGCCCTTAGCAAAGAGCATAAAGATATGCTAAGCAAGCTTGATGTTGATGCCCAAAGTCTTTGTATGCTAGGTAGCACATTTGCTAAAAATGGCGACTTTGAAAAGGCTATCGCAGTTTATGTCATAGCGCTTGAAAAGGTGCAAAATAAGCATGAAAAAGAGCTTGTTTTAACAGAACTTGGGCAAGCGTATTTTAAGGCTGGCTTTTTGCAAAATTCTATGGAGGTATTTTTAAAGTCAGTAGAACTAAGCCCACGAAATGCGATTGCTTTGCGTCATCTTACTATGATAGATGAAAAGCTAAAACGCTATGACGATGCACTTGATACTCTGGTTGCACTAAGCGAGCTTGGTATTGATGTAAGTGCAAACGAAGCCTATATTAAGGCTCTTAAAATTTTAGATGATAAAGCATTAAGCCCGCAAGAAAAAGTAGAGCAAATTTTAGAGATGAAAGATGAGTTTAAGCTTTTAAAACGCATGTGTATGCAGCTTTACATAAGGCAAGACATAAACCTAAATAACCTTAACGAATTTGCTAATCTTGAAGATGTTATAGACCTTGTTTACGCCCAAGAAAATGCCATAAATTTAAAAGATGAGAACTATAAAGCGCTATTTAAAGCAAAAGGTGTGATAAATGAGCGTTGCGACATTAATGGTTTTGAACTAAATGTTCTTAAAAGCTTAAATGATGCTGGCTTTAATGGAGCTGGGCTTAGTTTTAACTATGTGTGCAAACACTGCAAAAACTCATTTCCTATGCACTTTTACCGCTGTCCGATGTGCCATGAGCTTGGCAGTGTAAAAATTTTACCACATATCACAGAAGTTGCAAATGAAAACAGTATGCCTTTTTAGTGATGGCTCATGTTTAAATAACCCTGGTCCTGGCGGCTGGGCGTGCATTTTGGAGTTTAATGGCGCAAAGAAAGAGCTAAGCGGAGGGGAGAGCCAAACTACAAATAACCAAATGGAGCTTCGCGCCGTTATAGAGGGACTAAAAGCACTTAAAGAGCCGTGCAATGTCAAGCTTTACACGGACAGCTCATATGTGGCAAATTCTATAAACGCCTGGCTTGATGGCTGGGTCAAAAAAAATTTCAAAAATGTCAAAAATATTGATCTTTGGCAAGAGTATATACAAATCTCAAAACCACATAAAGTAAGTGCAAACTGGCTTAAAGCACATAACGGGCACCCGCAAAATGAGCGTTGCGACGAACTTGCAAGACAAGAAGCAGCAAAGATCCAGATGAAAGGTTAATCGTGAAAAATTTACAAAAGAACCTAGGATATACATTTGAAAATATCAAACTTTTAAACGAAGCACTAACTCATAAAAGCACTAAACTACACTATAACAACGAACGCCTTGAGTTTTTGGGCGATGCTGTTATGGATCTTATAGTTGGAGAGTATTTATTTCGCAAATTTGAACGCATCGCAGAGGGAGATATGAGTAAGCTACGCGCTGCACTGGTTAATGAAAAGAGCTTTGCTGTAATGGCAAAACACCTAAACTTAGGCGATTTTATAAATATTTCACAAGCTGAAGAAAATAACGGCGGTCGCATGAAACCTAGTATCTTAAGCGACGCTTACGAAGCCATAATAGGCGCCATCTATCTTGAAGCTGGGCTTGAAACTGCACGCAAAGTAGCTATAAATTTGCTAGAAATTTGCTTTCCACAAATAGACATAACAAGCCTTGTAAAAGACTACAAAACCGCTCTGCAAGAGCTAACTCAAGCAACTGTTGGCGTCACTCCATCTTACGAGCTAGTAGGCAGTTTTGGCCCCGATCACAAGAAAGAATTTGAGATAGCACTCATTTTAAATGGTAAAGAAATTTCACGAGCGATCGGTGGCTCAAAAAAAGAGGCTCAACAACTTGCAGCAAAAATAGCACTTGAAAAGATGAAAAACTAAGGCATTAGATGAATACTTTTGGAGAAAAACTAAGACTTACAACATTTGGAGAGAGCCATGGTGTAGCCATAGGTGGCGTTATGGACGGCTTTCCTGCAGGTATTAAAATCGATCTTGATTTTTTACAAAGCGAACTTAACAAAAGACGACCAGGACGAAATAAATTTGCTACAGCCAGAGATGAAGCTGATAAGGTTGAAATATTTAGCGGAATTTTTGATGGTTTAAGTACTGGTACGCCGATAGGTTTTGCGATATTTAACTCAAATCAAAAGTCAAACGACTATGAAAACTTGCGTGAAATTTTTCGTCCCGGGCATGCTGACTTTAGCTACTTTGCAAAATATGGCATAAGAGATCACCGTGGTGGCGGACGAAGCTCGGCTAGAGAAACTGCTGTGCGTGTGGCTGGCGGGGCTTTTGCGCAAATGCTCTTAGATGAATTTGAAATTAGCATAAAAAGTGGGGTTTTAAGCGTAGGCGATGTGACGACTAGCCTTATAGACTGGCAATTAGCGCAAAACTCTGAAATTTTTTCTCTTGGCAATGAAAGTGAGATGAAAGAGCTTATCATGCAAGCTCGCAAAAGTCACGATAGTATCGGAGCTAGCGTATTAAGCATAGCTAGTGGTGTGCCAGCTGGCCTTGGAGAGGGGCTTTATAACAAACTTGATGCTGCTTTAGCAGCTGCTTTAATGGGTATAAACGGAGTAAAAGCAGTAGAAATAGGCGAAGGGATAAATGCAAGTCGCCTAAAAGGTTCGCAAAATAACGACCAAATGAGCCAAAAGGAAAAATTTCTTACAAATCATGCTGGTGGCATACTTGGTGGCATGAGTAATGGCGAGCAAATAGTTATAAAAAGCCACTTTAAGCCTACGCCATCAATATTTAAAACCCAACATAGTATAAATCTAGAAGGTAAGGATACTAGCTTTGAGCTTCGTGGCAGGCACGATCCATGTATTGGTGTGCGTGGAAGCGTCGTGGCAACAGCAATGATAAGGCTTGTTTTAGCCGATATGCTACTTTTAAATGCCTCGTCAAATTTGACAAATTTAAAAAAAGCCTATGGACTATAAGTCGTTTATCTCGCTACTTCTTGCGTTATAAACAAACCAGCTTAAAACCAAATAAAGCAAAAGCGCACCAAACGCCAAAAGCACATAAAATAGAGATGAGTCAAGCTCGCTTGTATTATGTAATGCAACAAAAGTTGCTAGCAAAGAGATTAAAAAGCCAGCAAGTTTGATTATAAAGCTTTTTGGATTAAGTGAGATAAACAAAAGTCCAGTAAACAGCACACAAAGTGCATAAAATGCAACATTTTGTATACCAAGCTGCGCTTCATTAAAGGCTGTAAATTTTAAGAGTGCAGCAAAGAGTGCAGCAAAGAGTGCAAGAGCTATAAAAAAAATAGGCTTTTGCATAAGATTATAAAAAAAGCAGACGACGCCACGGTTTGATTTATTGTAATCCATTTTCCATCCTTTTTTCGTTATTTTAAAATTTTAAAGCTTTATTTATCTTTTAAATTTTAAAATTACACAAAAACAAAGGAGAAAATATGCCTTTTATAAACATAAAAATGGCTGGACCAGAGCCTACAAAAGAGCAAAAACAAGAGCTTATATCCCAAATAACACAAACTATGGTGAGTGTGCTTGGCAAAAAGCGCGAAAGGGTACAAATTTATATCGAGACATTTGATGCAAGCTCGATAGGTACTGGTGGTATGAGTCTTGAAAATGTATTAAAGGAGAGTAAATGAGTGATTTTAGTAAAGCAGATATAGAGCGCAAAGTGACACTAAAAGATGGGGATATAGCTCCAAATTTTAGCTTAGAAAATAGCGATGGAGTAAGCGTTAATTTAAAAGATTTTGTTGGGAAAAATGTTGTACTTTACTTCTACCCAAAAGACAACACCCCAGGCTGCACAACACAAGCATGCGAATTTAGCGCACTTTATGATGACTTTATCGGTACAGATAGCATTATAGTTGGGGTTAGTCCTGATAGTGTGAAAAGTCATGCTGGATTTAGCACAAAGCAAAGCTTAAAACACATCTTGCTAAGCGACCCAGACAAAGAGGTGGCTAAGCTTTATGGCGTGTGGCAAGTGCGAAAAAACTACGGAAAAGAGTATCTTGGCATAGTTCGCACAACTTTTGTTATCGGCAAAGATGGTAAAATTTTAAAGGTTTATAAAAGCGTAAAAGCAAAGGATCACGCCGCAAAAGTCTTGGCTGATCTTGTAAAATAACTTAGTAAAATAAGCCTTAAAATTGCAAATTTAACACACCTATGGGAAATGTTAAACATTTTTTGCTAGAATTGGGGCAAATTTAATCTGAAAGGCATAAAATGAACGCATCTGAGTTTATCTGGATGGATGGAAAACTTGTAAAATGGGATGAAGCAAATGTGCATATTTTAACACACTCATTACACTATGGAAATGCCGTATTTGAAGGTACGCGAGCCTATATGACGGATAAGGGATTG is a window encoding:
- a CDS encoding tautomerase family protein; this translates as MPFINIKMAGPEPTKEQKQELISQITQTMVSVLGKKRERVQIYIETFDASSIGTGGMSLENVLKESK
- a CDS encoding argininosuccinate synthase domain-containing protein → MKALALFSGGLDSMIAIKLLTDQGIKVTALHIDTGFGAEAEKFATLEKRANLAGADFKVVDIRSAYLQDVLFNPKYGYGKQFNPCVDCHGYMFKVALNMLESEGASFIVTGEVLGQRPMSQRREAMKQVRNLADDEDELILRPMCAKLFEPTKPEREGWVDRQKLLDISGRDRKPQLALAAKFGWGESDFATPGGGCLLTIESFAVKIKEYLKFDDNMRDIDVAWLKLGRHLRLKNGAKLIIGRDESDNNALLANPNDKFHAINFDPKDEIVGAKSFLSVGADNEDANFAARLALAYTRAAKDREFSVNIGDKNLVVKPFDDKIIAQGFFVK
- the bcp gene encoding thioredoxin-dependent thiol peroxidase, encoding MSDFSKADIERKVTLKDGDIAPNFSLENSDGVSVNLKDFVGKNVVLYFYPKDNTPGCTTQACEFSALYDDFIGTDSIIVGVSPDSVKSHAGFSTKQSLKHILLSDPDKEVAKLYGVWQVRKNYGKEYLGIVRTTFVIGKDGKILKVYKSVKAKDHAAKVLADLVK
- the dnaG gene encoding DNA primase, with the translated sequence MIEQNSIEKLLDVTDIVDVVSHYIPVKKVGANFKCVCPFHDDKNPSMSISPSKQIYHCFSCKAGGNAIKFVMEYEKLSYPEAIEKLASMSNFTLSYTKDTPKIKDDKRILEGANAMYRADLYKNEEALRYLYSRGINDAMIAKFELGWASDSQKTIRFLQNEQIEPKEALNVGIVKQNEQGIYASFSHRITFPIYSHNSKLVGFGGRTISNHPAKYINSPQSEIFDKSRLFYGLNLARTNIAKKHQIIICEGYLDVIMLHYAGFDNAVAVLGTALTEKHLPLLKRDEDLSVVLCFDGDDAGIHAAVRSAHLLSLNQIDGSVVIIEGGADPADMVVSGKIEYLQRLFDSGVELGEFYIRHIIKGYDLNKPVQKQRCLDEILAYTKSLKAIIAQSYAPLVASLLGIDVGSLNLGGIRSNVNFRPQAYTKPQPKTASEQKKDILEFAILKAILADKNLKQNLLDMGINHEFFFHHAQTFKAIISPNSDDSDKYICELEFDDSALAIDSKEKFDKAIANLKLKHFQRKQADIKNSNDEDKFEKLAILGKIILNLQRQI
- the rnc gene encoding ribonuclease III — protein: MKNLQKNLGYTFENIKLLNEALTHKSTKLHYNNERLEFLGDAVMDLIVGEYLFRKFERIAEGDMSKLRAALVNEKSFAVMAKHLNLGDFINISQAEENNGGRMKPSILSDAYEAIIGAIYLEAGLETARKVAINLLEICFPQIDITSLVKDYKTALQELTQATVGVTPSYELVGSFGPDHKKEFEIALILNGKEISRAIGGSKKEAQQLAAKIALEKMKN
- the aroC gene encoding chorismate synthase, translating into MNTFGEKLRLTTFGESHGVAIGGVMDGFPAGIKIDLDFLQSELNKRRPGRNKFATARDEADKVEIFSGIFDGLSTGTPIGFAIFNSNQKSNDYENLREIFRPGHADFSYFAKYGIRDHRGGGRSSARETAVRVAGGAFAQMLLDEFEISIKSGVLSVGDVTTSLIDWQLAQNSEIFSLGNESEMKELIMQARKSHDSIGASVLSIASGVPAGLGEGLYNKLDAALAAALMGINGVKAVEIGEGINASRLKGSQNNDQMSQKEKFLTNHAGGILGGMSNGEQIVIKSHFKPTPSIFKTQHSINLEGKDTSFELRGRHDPCIGVRGSVVATAMIRLVLADMLLLNASSNLTNLKKAYGL
- the rnhA gene encoding ribonuclease HI, coding for MKTVCLFSDGSCLNNPGPGGWACILEFNGAKKELSGGESQTTNNQMELRAVIEGLKALKEPCNVKLYTDSSYVANSINAWLDGWVKKNFKNVKNIDLWQEYIQISKPHKVSANWLKAHNGHPQNERCDELARQEAAKIQMKG